A region of the Ranitomeya imitator isolate aRanImi1 chromosome 5, aRanImi1.pri, whole genome shotgun sequence genome:
AACTAGGGCCTCACCAGACCTACCAAGGTGATACCTGTGTCTGTCGTGGAAGTCCATACTAATATTAATTAAGATAGCTTTATCTCTTCATAATAttaaaaaaagcacaaaatgaGATATGTTTCAAAACCAGAGACTGATGCAGCCCCAGAAAGGACTGTGCAGAATACAATCACTTTTGGGAAAACTGCTACCCCAGCAGGGGGCGCTTCACCACCAACTCACATTATAGAGCAACAGGTATGCTATTCAATGTCAATATTTCATAATATAGTACATAAATTCAATCCAATACCAAAAAAAGAAAGGACAACATGCAGAATGGTTATAACATATGGATTTCCATCTGTATTCTGACCATCTTTATGCATTTAGCAATGTTTCACATCATGGTGAGCATCTTGCATTGGCACATATTGTTATCACGCATATACCATCATGCACATATCTTACCTTTTTGGAGAACGGTGGTTTACTGAGATTAACTCCATCCCGAATGAGTTTATCCCTTATCATGATCTTTAACTTCAGTTTAGGATAAGTAACCAAGTTCTTACTCAGTTGGCCACTCTTATTACTCCTTGGAACTGGTTTATGACCCTGTGCTTCTCTCCAAGCTTTGGTTTCATACTGCTCCACCAAGTGACTAGTGTAGATATCAGGTGTAGGAGAATCTACCTGGGGCTCTAAAGTGAAATATAATCCACTTGCAGCTTCCTTCTCCTCTTCTCTAAGTCTGTGGACTGCATCATGGATCTTCTTCCGATGCTGTTGGACCATTACTCCGATGGCATCCAAATCAGGGTCCCCAATCTGTTTGCATACCTCCAAATCATCATAGCCATTATCCACAAAGGATTCTGCGTATTGAGAAAGCTGCAATGCTTTCAGCCATTCATATACTATATTTGCACACATGGTGagttagcaaaaaataaaaaataaaaaaaaaaccttgaaaatATTCTAAGTAGGAAAGATGTTGTCTTTTACTTCCAACACGTAAATGATGAAATAAACCATCCAAAAGTTAGAATAAAATCCACCATCCTATAACGACTCCTCACAGGTAAGCAGTTGTGAAACAGCAATAAGATACAGTGCAGCATTGGTACCTGATGGTCTGTGTCATTCTGCAGCCGGGACGTGACCGGTCCGTGTGCTGGAAATATAATGCAATCCCAAGAACAGAAGACAGACTGGAGATGTGGACAGTTCCGGTGTGCTTTGCTCAATCAGATCAAGAGTAACCTGATTACACCTCAGCTGTCTCCTGTGCTTACATCAATGATACTGTGCAGGAAGAATTCAGAGCAGGCACCAACCTGATGCCATGCTACGAAATATTTTCCAAACAAGTTAGTATTGCTACTTTTTTATTTCCCGTTAGCTTCAGTATTCCGCTCTAGTGTGGCAGAGCAAGCCTGCGAGACTATGCCTTCCACGCTCTTCTTAACAGTTTGCTTCTCTCCTCCCGCCCTGCCTTCATCTCTGGGATGCCAGACACACTACTTGCTCTTCCACCAGTCAATACACTCcaggaaaaaaaattcaatatTGTCTCAGGTTATCCGGCAGCTTGTTGGCTTCTCTGGTCCTGCGGCCACACCTTCCCTTATTTTTTACAACCTGGTAGAATAGTTCCTTCTTGCTTCTGCTTGTTCTTCTCACAATACCGGTTGCAcgctattttttatttattgttcCAGATTACATTTGCAGCCGCTTCACAGAGAGGATTTCAAGTGCAGTTCAGCCGGCAGCCTCTGCTGCGTGTGTGGATGTGGGGAGGGGACTTTTGATTCAAGATTAATCTGCAAGAGAATACAGCAGGCAATTTGGCTGTGGCCAGGCTGCTTCCATAAGGTTGTGTCATTCACTCTTCTTTCTAACCGGTCTTTTATCTCGCCTTTAATTTGTCTCGCATTCACAGCAGAAATGCTAATTATTCTTTACATTTCCTGTTTTATTCCAGTCTCGTTCATCCAAACAAGGGATGTCGGAGCCTTTAGTGAAATGTTCCAATGTGTCAGTTATTCTGAATAGCAGCGAAAAGTAAGAATCTCCCAGATAAGCTTATTGTAAAACTGTTCTGAGGCTAGCAGTCCCCCAACTGCTACCTAAGCAGACCCTGAGAGCATTTCTACCCCACCCATCTCCAGCAATGAGTGCATTCTACAATATGAAATTAATAGCATCTTAGGTATGTAAGACATGAAGTCCAATGCTTCACGGGGGCTTACGTGGGTTTATTTTTATTTACTTGTGGTTTAAAATATTATTATCACATTTTAGGCAAATCTCATTCTTGGTGCTATATCTAGCTGGAAGATGTTTTCACAAAATGTCCACTAGATTTGTACCTGATAAACAGGAATGAATCTCAGAatgggaagaaagaaaaaaaataaacaaaacaatgaCGAGGCATGGAAAACCAGCAACGTTTCGGATTAGCcacatttttaattattttccaTGTTTGTCTGTTTGAATTAAAGACTATCATTTCCATTATCTCTATCGCACGGCAGGTTTGTTGTAGACATTTCTGCAGCTGTCTCATTCATGTTATTGGGATTTGCAGAGATACaagtgtaaaggccccgtcacacatagcgacgctgcagcgataccgacaacgatccggatcgctgcagcgtcgctgtttggtcgctggagagctgtcacacagacagctctccagcgaccaacgatcccgaggtccccggtaaccagggtaaacatcgggtaactaagcgcagggccacgcttagtaacccgatgtttaccctggttaccatcgttaaagtaaaaaaaaaaaaacgctacatacttacctatcgctgtctgtcctcggcgctctgcttctctggtctggctgtgagcacagcggccggaaagcagagcggtgacgtcaccgctctgctttccggctgaccgacgctcacagccagaccagagaagcaaagcgccgaggacagacagcgataggtaagtatgtagcatttgtttttttacttttaggatggtaaccagggtaaacatcgggttactaagcgccgccctgcgcttagtaacccgatgtttaccctggttaccagcgaagacatcgctgaatcggcgtcacacacgccgattcagcgatgtcagcgggacctcaacgatcaaaaaatggcccaggccattccgacacgaccagcgatctcacagcaggggcctgatcgctggtacgtgtcacacatagcgagatcgctactgagatcgctgttgcgtcacaaaacttgtgactcagcagcgatctcgctagcgatctcgctatgtgtgacggggccttaaggggtGTTCGATGTCTGTGTGATACATCTTGGACTGTCTTGAACTGCCTGTTTCAGCGTGCAAGTGAAGCTGGGACTATTATGATGTTcctttgtaaggctacgttcacatttgcgttgtgcgatgttgcgtcggagacacaacgcacaacgcaaacaaaaacgcaacaaaaacgcacagtaaaacgcagcgttttgcgacgcatgcgtccttttttgctgaattttggacgcaaaaaaatgcaacttgctgcatcttctgcgccctacgcttgcggcaaaaaatccgcatgcgtcgcaaaacgcagcacaacgaatgtccatgcaccccccaagttaaatataggggcgcttgACGCAtgagtcgccgcggctgcgcccgacgcagccccgcaaaacgctaatgtgaacgtagcctaaggtgtcATATTTTATTCTGTCTGGCAAATGCTACTAACATGATTTATTTGTAAGTACTGTGACCTTGATGATTATTGTATGGATCTGCATAAAGAACTCAAGTGAGGTTTCTGGTCAGTGATATGTGACCTTGTAGCATGGTGCACATGGCTCTGTTATAGGAAGGAACATAGTCCATGCATAGTGCTGCTTTTTTGGCAAGTCTGTGAGTCACCTGTGTGGCACTGTAAGCAGCCGACTAGGCAGCTGTGAATTAGAACATCTGTAGACTGTCGGAGAGAAATTGGTGAATCCTGCAAGGAATTGTGTATTAAGGCCCTGATTCATTCATCATGACACTTAATGAATTTTGCACAGAAGTTGATGCATCCTATCAATGGTGAGCGCCTCCTTATTCCTGGTTAAAAATGCTACTCCAGGTCCAACCACTTCGgtcaaagtgaccaaaacagaaCTTCTGTTTTTCTGGCACCTTAGTTTAACCAAAGTTTATCAGCTCACCACAGCTACTGCACAGCCCCTTCTCTTCATTAATAATCCATCGTATTTCCACAAACACCAGCACAATGTTCTGGATAAAATAAAGCATTTATTATATTTTCACGAAAACGTTAATTGCAGGCTCAATCAAAGGAAAAAACATGAGAGAGACTGGGAAAAAATAAACTATCCCCACCAAGTTGTGTTCCATAGGCTGTAAGTGCCCTGTAACTGCTATGATTTGTGCCCCTGTTCTCCTTTAGTTGATTGTACCACCACAACCTGTTTCCATGTCATGGTCACGTGGGGTGGGAAGCTAGACTCTAAGACAGGGTTGAGGAACCTTCTTTCTGCCAAAGGTCATTTGGATATTTAAGCCATCCTTCAGGGGCAAAATGTGAGCTAACGCCGCCCACAAAGTAAGTCTTGacactggcactggtgtcaggatgtaatcaTTCATTTCACGCACCTCAGCATTCGGTAGTGAACGCTGCATGCGTGTGCTTGTGAACAGGTAGGAAGAGGCAGTAATGGGTCAgaggcagagcaagtgttaacgtggggtttaatttaacaggtatactcctcgcagggagaacacAGCTAAAACAATATAAAGGAACACAGGGGGCGTAACTCAGAGGAAGCGGGTGTGAAGCATAGGGTAGGAAGTTCAAGGAGGGCAAATTTATCAGTATAACGACATCAGAAGGCAGTTAGTTCAGGATGTGGACATTGGCGCCAAAGCAGTGGCACATAAGGGGTCCAgtatggtcctggaaaagatggTGTCCTGGATCCTGGTGGCGGCGGTGATTCCTCGTGGTCAGGTCGGTGATTGGTGTGTCAGGAAACTATGAGCCAGTCAGAGCACAGTCTTTCCCCCTGTCAGCATACAGGGACAATGAGCAACTCGATTCAGGTACAAAGGGAAACCCCGCCCTCACAGTGGGTGTCCCAATTCTTCCATCGGTGCGTGCGCAGGCTTATGTCCTGACTGGGCGTCCTGTCACTCACGGttagcgatgtcagcggggaccAGGTACATCATTGTTGGCAGTCTGTGTTAATGCTTTTAGCCTCTGCTGGTTTTTGCCCACTCTGGCAGTTGGCCCCCTCGCAGAAGCCCTGACACTGCGCTCCTGCGCGATGCACGTTCCCACGGCAACTAACTGATTTGCCACGCGCTGTGGCCCTTTTATCTTAGCCATGCCCCCTACTCCTAGGTGCAGAGGTCGGTCCGGGGCTTTAAGCTTTCCCCCATGAATcctgggtgacagccccgacagttccggatctATCACGGAGTAGGTAGGCCTGGTCCGTGTCTTTTCCTTAAaagctcacagagcaagaagaaatgaatgggtTGGCAGCCATGAAAACACAGCTCCCGGCCCAAGCATTGTAGTACCAAGGAATCTGCGAGGGGCCGgagaaaaggtcatcgagggccatcCTCCTGCCTGAGGTTCCCTGCACTTTCACCTGACCTTCTTACAATTGCACATCCTGCAGAAGCAAGCAGAAAAATTTATGGGAACGATTTTTAGCTATTAAAATTTTTGAAACTAAACCCATGCATGTAACTATATCCTATATCCACTATATTATATAGTACAAAAAAAGAGCAGAGGCAGCATGTAATAGTCATAAATGGGTGTAAAGTCCCAGAAATTTGGCCAAATCCTCTCAATATTTAGTcaaatagaaaaataaagattattattattattattattattaaaattatgcCAGAATGCCAGTAGCCCAGTGGAGAAACTTAGCAATTCTAGGCGAGACTGTCAAGTTCATGTCAGGAAACCAGCGGCCAGTCCGTGCATCACAGTCCTCAAATTGACCATGTTAGGCCTCATCCATCCCTGTTTGTTCATGTACGCAAATATTGAAACGGTATCATCAGTCTTTTGGATCTGTGTTTCAGTTTTTATCATCAGTAATTTTCAAGTgtgataaataaattacaaagtttctccTATCCTTTACAGTGTTAATCAACTACAGAACACAGactgcacactgatgacatccaTGTGTTGGCTGTGATTTCCAATGACCCATAATCTTGTATTGGTACTTTACATCCCTAATGCCGGTAAAAAACAGTCATGTCAACCTCAATTTTGCACAGACACACGGTTCTCAAAAAAACACAGTCGTGACTCGTGAACATCCGCATAGATTATAAATCAGGCacatgttctatctgtgaaaatcactgatggaaCATGTACATGAAAAACTGAAGTCCGAATTAGTCTTTAGGCTATTAGTGTCATGGTTTCTGTTCTGGGGACTTTCATATAGAGGTAAAAGATTAATTTTTCAATGGATTGTAGCATGGAAACGGAGTCTAACAGATCCTTTTGAGTTAGAATTGGTTTATCAAGTttatacgggcagcacggtggatcagtggttagcactgcagccttgcagcgctggggtcctgggttgaaatcccaccaaggacaatatgtgCAATGCGTTTGcaggttctccccgtgtttgcgtgggtttcctccaggtactccggtttcctcccacattccaaagacatactgatagggaatttagattgtgagccctatccgcgacagcgatgataatgggtgcaaactgtaaagcgctgcggaatatgttagtgctaaataaagattattattactgcaGGGTTTTCAATTCTACCTATCAGGGGTAATAAAAGCTTGATAAAAAAGATCCATGATTCCAGTGTGAATGGTGCGTTATACCGTGCCTCTCTATTGTTGCATATTTTTTATtagaaatacagtgggtacggaaagtattcagacccctttaaatttttcactctttgtgtcattgcagccatttggtaaattaaaaaagtttattttttttcacattaatgtacactctacaccccatcttgacagaaaaaaaaacagaaatgtagacatttttgcaaatttaataaaaagaaaacctAAAATattatatggtcataagtattcagaccctttgctcggacactcatatttaagtcacatgctgtgcatttccttgtgatcctccttgagatggttctactccttcattagagtc
Encoded here:
- the SAMD5 gene encoding sterile alpha motif domain-containing protein 5 isoform X1, which encodes MCANIVYEWLKALQLSQYAESFVDNGYDDLEVCKQIGDPDLDAIGVMVQQHRKKIHDAVHRLREEEKEAASGLYFTLEPQVDSPTPDIYTSHLVEQYETKAWREAQGHKPVPRSNKSGQLSKNLVTYPKLKLKIMIRDKLIRDGVNLSKPPFSKKIHGYLRALIIAPLSVSAWNFYLVWNSCGHLPGFVERSLGLIYPPTHRGHVDGNCRKILESV
- the SAMD5 gene encoding sterile alpha motif domain-containing protein 5 isoform X2 → MCANIVYEWLKALQLSQYAESFVDNGYDDLEVCKQIGDPDLDAIGVMVQQHRKKIHDAVHRLREEEKEAASGLYFTLEPQVDSPTPDIYTSHLVEQYETKAWREAQGHKPVPRSNKSGQLSKNLVTYPKLKLKIMIRDKLIRDGVNLSKPPFSKKQF